The following DNA comes from Triticum aestivum cultivar Chinese Spring chromosome 3D, IWGSC CS RefSeq v2.1, whole genome shotgun sequence.
AGGTTTGGACCAAGGTGGGTCAGGCAGTTGGCATGACAGGCATGACGCCATCAAGCGGTGAGGATCTAGTGACATGGTGCACAAGGCCCATCTTCGAGGGGAGGCACGCCAAGACCATGCGGGCGATTCACCTGCTCGTCATGTGGGAGTTGTGGAAACACCGAAACGCTATTGTGTTCGAGGGCATGAGGCCGGGCGTGCAGCACACCTTACGACGGATCGCCTCAGAGTGTGGGACATGGAGACAAGCGGGTGTTCTACACAAAGACATTCGTTTCAACTTTATAGGAGTAGATGAGTGGAGCGAGGGCGAGTAATCCGCTAGGATGAGTTGGGGGTGGAATGCGTTGTAAGACGTGTTGTAAATAACCGTGGATGGGGtgtcttcccctttccttcttttaATATAAGATACGCatactcgtgcgtattcgagaaaaaaaagaaATTATTTCATCTATGCACCCAAGACCCATCTATAATTCAACATGCTGCACTGTGTAGTTTCTGTACAGTCTCCTTGGATTCCTGTGTATACGATTGACCCCTGGGAGGGACAAAGGCAGGTGAAATCGACCAGACATGCATCCATGCGTATGCAGGTTTTGCAGATGTAGATCTGAAATTCTCATGGAAATTCCTGACCGCTGGCAAAAATTTCGCGTAGGGTTGACTGATCTGGTTAACAATTGTCTTACATCCCAGTTGGCGAAGTTCAGATCCGCATACCCTTTGACTAACCGGATAGATCAACTAGCCATTTTATTATGCGGCTGGAGCAAGCAGCTAAAACATGCACCATGCATGACAGCAAGTTACTGATTGCCATCACATGCATGTTACGTGCATTCACCGCCTGAAAGAACGGTGGATCAGAGCAGAAGCAAACATGCCAAACAAGTCGCCGATCACATGACAACATGGAACCTAATTAAGAGCTTGATTAGATCAACAAGGATAATATCTAGATAGCAATTGTACTGCCACATGTACACACGATACATCTCGAGGTTGTTTGTTGTCGAGTAGATCCATAAACCTTTATACTCTGTTGTTCATATAGTTCACATGTCGTGACAATCTTTAAGTATACACGGTGCACAGCAGCATATTTTGTTGAAGCGACTAAGCCACTACTATAGCTGTAGAGAGAGATGGGGCGATACTGAATGATCATTACATTGAATACACAGAATAGATCACAGCGTACATATATATGTGCAACATACACTGGCATGCATGCAGAGCAAGCCACTAGCTACCTACCCCCAGCTGGCTGAGAGATCAATGGATCCTCGGTCGTCAGCGTAAGCGATGGCCAGACCTACCCGCATGCAGCTGAATACAATTTAGGTACGTACTCGAATATAttcgaagaagaaaagaaaaccgGCCGGTGCTAAACACAGCTAATTACGGGCAAAAGAAACCGCAGAAATAAACGATGgctggctcgagctcgagctcgacagTCCGTCAAAACGTCGCGTCCTCGCAAGCCAACAGGCGAATGAATGATTACACCTGCATGCAGGCGTGCTCCGAGCATGTCATCATGGCGCTGGCGGACATGCTGGCCGCCGGGTCGACGACCTCGCCGACGCAGCCGCCGCCGACGGACTGCTGTTGCGCCGTGGCCGCCGTTGGCGGGACTTCGGGCACGGCCGCGGTGACGATGGTGCTGAGCTGCTGCTGGTGCTGGTTGGAGACCCTCTTGCAGCTGGGCGCGACGACCGCAGGtggcgcgcaggcggcggcggcgtcgaggtgcGTGACGAGCGGGATGACGGGGAGGTTGTCGCAGGTGCAGACCTCGATCATGAAGCCGTCGGGGTCGTGGAAGAAGATCTGGTCGACGTGGATGCCGCCCTCCTCCACCCGCCGCTGCACGTACCGGATGCCCAGCTCCTTGAGCCGCCGCTGCACCGCCTCCATGCTCTCGCACTGCAATGCATACGATACCAATCAACACACGACACGTCAGCCCATGAACCGCGCACTCCCAGCCACACAACGCATCATATCCGTCCACGTGTACACACACACGACACATATCCTCGTTGTTGGATCTATCCATCCTCTCGCAAACCATCACATCACATTATCACGTGTAATCTAGCTAGGCGAAACTATAAGCACAAGGCACTACAGTGGACAGTGGACACTGTATACTACATAATACGCGCATGTGACCTGTACAGTCCAGCTCACGCATGCGTCCACCGTGTCGCGCTCCATCAGGGTAGCTCACGGGGGGCTCCGTATCCAGTCCGGCCGGGTGGAGAATCGCTTTCCAGTGTGCATGTGCATGGAGACAGAAAGGAAATTGTGCAACCACAGTGGTACACACGGAGTAGACGGGCACGATAGTCTAGCTACTGGCGCACGACGAGATCGAACAGGGCGAGGGAGGACCGCTCCTCGTCCCCTCCACTACCTGAAGTGCCGTGATCAACGTGGGTGCAACTGCAGAGTGCATGTGGAGGCATCGCGATGGTGGTACGGTGTACACTGCGCATGTACCAGGTCAGGACTCAGGACTTTATTTTATGCTAATATATGATTGTTATCGTGAGATCAAGGGTGGACATGCATGCATGCTTGCATGCGTGCGTGCATGGTGATGGCGCGGCATGACCGTGCATGTGGATGCATTCCTCATGGGCTGATTTTCAATTCGAGATCTCACTTGAATTAGTATACTATGTACTCCACTATGTTGTAACTATGTTTTGGTGTTGTGTTTGTTTTGTTTAGTTG
Coding sequences within:
- the LOC123077619 gene encoding uncharacterized protein encodes the protein MVNTASAGVNKAAAAAAQGGHRALPLASLNHISVVCRSLESSLSFYRDVLGFIQIRRPGSFDFDGAWLFNFGIGVHLLQAEDPESLPPKKAEINPKDNHISFTTCESMEAVQRRLKELGIRYVQRRVEEGGIHVDQIFFHDPDGFMIEVCTCDNLPVIPLVTHLDAAAACAPPAVVAPSCKRVSNQHQQQLSTIVTAAVPEVPPTAATAQQQSVGGGCVGEVVDPAASMSASAMMTCSEHACMQV